GAATGTTTTGGCACATCAAGCTTATAATGatccaattgaaatctcaaaatgattttctcttgctcGGTAAAATCTTGAGGATAGAACTTCTCAACTAAGCTGCATATATCATCGATCTTAAATGATTTGTATGCATCTTGAGGGCTTAAAGCGGCACTAAGACAAAGAAGTTCCACTACATGCTCACTAAATCTATTATCCAGTTCTTGCAATTGGAAGTCTATTGCAGCAATAAATACATCAATTCTAAAATGATGCTCCATTGTCATGAAAGATTCTTCATTTTGGCGACATGATCTACCTCGAGCTCTAGTGTAACGAGCATTCATATCAGGaacatcaatttcatttttttcacaaaatgatttAACAGTATCAAGGAAATGTTCCCACTTTTCATTTCTCAAATTctgaagaagtgattttgtagtTGAAACCAATTTCATGGCatttaaaatgtcttgagaatTTTGTTGCAAAGCTTGACAAAGACAATTAGTAAATCCCATAATCTCTTTCATCAAATgtaatatcaaaataaattcaaatgatGTTAATACCATATAAGCCGCTTCAGCATCACCGCGCTGAGAATAGTTAATTGGTTCCATCCTTTGAGATAGTCTCGAGAACTGAACAAGTAGCATGGAACATTCTTATCAAGCTACAAACAGAATTAAAATGAGAAGACCATCGAGTATCTCCAGGTCGTTGCAAAGTACCAATTTGGTTGGCCCCCCTTCCAGTCTCAATTTCATTAGAAGCAATCATACTTTCAATCTCAGCAACTTGAGCAGATTGCAATTCATCATTGCGTTTTGAAGAACCAACAACAATGttgataataaaattcaaattctcaaagAATTGATGAACAGATTTTGCTTCTCTAGATGCTGCAACCAAAGCTAATTGTAGCTTATGAGCAAAGCAATGCACATAATATGCATATGGACATTCTCTAAGAAATAAAGCTTGTAGCCCATTCCATTCTCCACGCATATTACTACCTCCATCATATCCCTGACCTCGAATATTCTGAATTTTGAGGTCGTTACAAGAAAGGACATcacatatcttcttttttaaagttaatgcagTAGTATCTTTGACATGGACAATATGAAAGAATCTCTCTCGAATAAAACCATCTTtatcaacaaatctcaaaatgattGCCATTTGCTCCCTTTTTGACTCATCCCGAGCTTCATCAACAAGAATGCAAAATTTAGCATCCCCAATTTCTTTACGAATCACATCTCGTACTTTAGTTGCAAAGATatgcaaaatttctttttgaatttggggTGATGTATATTTGGCATTCCGTGGAGCATTTGTCAACACAACTCCATCAACTTTATGATTAAGCTGCTTAATCAAATTTTTAATCCTTTGTTTTCATACATACTGTTAGTGTATATTCTCGTACCTAAGCATgcttagttatttttttcaatgttaTGGGTTAAGTTGgcatttaattttaagaaaatttgatTCTTGACATGCAAATGTCTTATTCTCTTTATAAAATGTGCCTTTGCCTTAATAATTATGTTATCAGCCTAATGTTTCCAACGCACGTTTATTGCattaagacaaatattttatcattaaaGGAATTATGATAATTGGATCGATATATATTGTGAATTATGATTTACTTTCTAAATCGTAGATTTATGCAGATGTTTTAGAGATTAGCAAGTTTGATggacacactacaaaaaaacttgttttttagcatgCATGTATACTTGCGCTCCAGCTTTTGCCCTTGCATCACATTTGGACAGATTGCTAATATGGTTAGCAGAGGTTCTTCATATAAGCCTATTGAAAACAACTTACTTTCTTATTATcaagtttaagaatatatagaaaataatggTTTGGGTTTACATTTTTGgtcatattattttttcctgTGTTTTTACAGATTGTGCTCCAAGCGGCACAATCTATGGAGTTATTTTGGGTTTTACTGGTTTGGCATGCTTGTACTCGTGTTTTTACCGTTCAAAATTGAGGGCGCAATATGACTTGGACGAGTCACCTTGTGTAGACTGCTTAGTGCACTTCTGCTGTGAGACTTGTGCTCTGTGGCAAGAATACAGAGAGCTCAAAAATTGTGGGTTTGATAGGGGGATAGGTATGACATATAGCTTCTTAGTTAATCacatttgtatttcttttatttctttttctttactgtTTGTTTAGTAGGTATATCTATATTTGATGTATTTTGACCTGccttgtttttgggttttgaaagtCATTTGCTTTGAAAATTGTCTTTAATTTTAACATAGAAGTAGCAAAGACAATTTTAACATTGAAGTAGCAAAGGCATGAAGAAATTGCATCCCAAGCATTATGTTATTCCTGTTGATCAGTTTACTGGACCTGATTAGCATGCTAGAATATCGAATTCTGTGATAGATATACAGTACATAGTACTTCTGCCAAATCTGTGTTCTTGAGTGAGTTCAACCATATTTAACCCCACCATCAAGTACTGCTTCTTTAATATTTCTGGCACTATGATAATTTAAGCTTTACAACAAACATAGTTCACTTATTAATTAACTTATGCAATACAATTTTGCTTATGGGATGTATTTCTTTTGGAATATTTGCTCTCATTTAGAATTTCTACATTGCAATATGCATGTAAAGATTTAATTCATGAGTGAggatgggatttttttttttttttttttttttttaacagtaatagcggccacaaatgtggccgctaataatactagAGTagtttaactattagcggccacaaatgtGGCCGTTAATagtagactattagcggccacacatgTGGCCGTTAATAATACCAGAGTagtttaactattagcggccacaaacgtgacgccgctaatagtcttgtattagcggcgactttaaactcagttaacaaaaaaattacggtggataaaattatttttagcggCCACCAAGTTCGCcgctataaaataattattagcgGCAAgtcaaaaaagtggccgctaatagtctttagcgtcaattattagcggccactctttagcggccaaaataacatcattagcggccaaatttgaTGGCCGCTAATGAcgaaattttttgtagtgccaccTACAGTTAGCCACATGCATGATGGTCATCCACGTGACTAACTGCTAACCACGTGCAGTTAGCTACGTGGGTTCCGCGTGGTGAATCCGGTTGTTGCTAAATATACATTTAGAGACGTGGCATTTTATATATGTGGTTATTTAGCCACATGGCGTTTAGCCACATGCCACCCCAAGTGACTAaatgcaatttcatttttttaaaaaaaatgggcacTTTTAGTCACATTGctaaaattctttatttatttttttttaaaaaaagaacataatatatgttctttttttttttttttcctcctaatACCGTATATATACGATATTTCTGGCGTACATCCAGGCTGAGACCGGCAATCGCCCAGTCGCCGGATTTGAACctatcaaaccaaaaatacaaaaacccaaaatgggaAAAACCTAAACACATTAGATTAATAGattcaaaaaaccaaaacaacaaaaacccagtcgccggaaatcaaacaaacaaaaaaaaaaccaattcgcCGCCCATCAAacctaaacaacaaaaacccagtcGCCCACTCGCTGGAAATCATcacaccaaaacaacaaaaacccaaatcaGATTTAAAATCAGGCTGGTCCTCCGATCCCTGCATCATCGAAACATCAAgggataagagagagagagatcagctcaagagagagagatagagagagagtactTGTGGTAGACGGAGATCGGCGGTCGGCGAGCGTGGGTCGGCCGGATCTCCTCCATCTTTGAGAGTCGGTCGATGTCGATCTCTACCTTTCTGAGTCGCCCGATCTCCTTGGGTGGTGGCGTGCTGCTGAGCCGATGGGGGTGAGTGGTCGACGAGAAAGAGAAGATAGTGAGACGGAATATCAAAGATCgacgagagagaagagagttttgGGTAGTTTTGGAGTGAGTAGtcgacgagagagagaagagagtgagagtgaagagaggagagagagatagcATTAAATGTGAGGTAGCCTTttaggaagaaaacaaaaattgaaaaaattaatagcaaagtcaaatttgaaatctaaatattaGTCCGAGCGGGACATGAAATTGAAGTCCCGCTCGTTCACACaggttttttaattaatttttttaatctatataaGCAAATAAAGACGTGGGTTATTTGccatgtggctaattggccacgtggcaaaaAACCCACgtgattaaaattttaatttgtaaaataaataaataaataaattggccACATGGTATAtatgccacgtggccaattggaaacgtggctaatttattaaaattttcaaaaaacaaatgaaaaattttcaattcttgaaaaaattgggaaaaaaaaataatgaatattttagccacgtggcttatgtaccacgtggctaattggcgatgTGGAAATAATCCACCTGGCTAATTGGCGATGTGAAAAATCCACGTGGTTAATTACCTGCGCAAACATTTCGCTACGTAGTGGTTTACCCACGTGGCTAAATCGCGACGTGGGTAATCTGCTACGTAGCGAAATTACCACATGGCTGCAATACCGATAATCTACCACGTGGCTAAACtgcaagttttttgtagtgactgtTAGGTTAGAGCATTCTGTTGGGCTGAAGATGTTAAGGGAATAACTCGTATGATCAAGTTTGCATAGTGTAGATATATAGTAATCATATCATTGAACATTGTACTTAATATCACTTTGAAAGCTTTATGTTTATAATTGATAATAGTGAATAATATTGTCAAAGTTATTCTAGTTTCGACTTAGatcattatttttctctttctgctATATTTTACTCTGATAATTAGTGATTAAGGTAGTAAATTCAActaattacaagttaattagtGTGGAGGCACTACGAATAACACTCTGAATTaattattgtaattaattttatgGGCATTACAATTTTAGTTCGACCCCATCGAACATGAATTCATGGCTCTCCACTGTACATTATCTTAGACaaagctaattaatcaaagatCTCCATTGGCCCCTACATGAAAGTATTAAAAAACTTTAACCACATCTTCCTCAACTATCATGTATGTATTTCTAACCAGTAAAAGttggattttatatatatttatcatgtATGTATTTCTAACCAGTAAAAGttggattttatatatatatatatgtatgtatatagaattttgaaaatttgagcagaaaatgaaaagattaGAGAGCGAGGCCCGGGTACCCTAAGCAACCCTCCAAGCAGCTTGAGATACGAGGCGCCTAAAGCAATATTGCAAGGATTTTATTATAAAGCTGAAAGGTTATATTTTACGTTCGATGATCTACAAGGACTCAACAAACAGTCTTTTATGGAAGAGTGATCGAGAACCTAGAAGACAAAGAAACATACGTATTTCTTTACAGCACTCACATTAGGCTCACTGTTTGTTGAAAAAGTTACTTTGGCTAACCAAAATGCTAAAATAACTCTTTTTAGCTGGCACACCAGTTTGCTGAAAAAGTTTGATGAGCGTGAATAGTGCTcaccaaataagaaaaaaaaaaaaaaaacacaagggtattttggaaatttttgtaaaatttaatgaaaaattctaacggataattgaaattgaaaaaaataaaattaaaatatggataccctaaattaacatttttttttaaagatggatactctaattgcaaaagtgatgaagatcatgggttataagtgaagttctcctttttttttgtcttcaaatttttttaaagaaattctcTTATTTTAGAGATTATATGTTCTTGTTTTTAAACCCGATTGATTCAAAACTAATCTAAAAAATTCTATAGATTCCTTTTCTACCTCAATTTTCTTTGGAGAAAGGATTATTcaattcttttgaaattgacaaTATATCTTAAGGTGTTTCTTATGTTCTTCTAAGGTTTTAGAAAATGCAAGAATATCATCTATACAAACCACACAAAAATTCACTTTTgggttcaattttttaaaatctgaattcaactataatttagtgCGTGAATTCTGAgacaaataaagttgaaaaagatatttggatagtttgattttttgatataaaattagaaaaagttaaataaaatttgatttgtttttgaaaaagtgagataaaatcttattttgttATTGTTCCCAAATATACTTGAGAGGCAATATTAAGACCAAAGGGCATCAAATTCCAATGGTAATGTCCTCTAGGAGTACTACTAAAAGTTTTTAAAGCTTTAAACTCTTCTATTAACTGTATTTGCCAGAATCCTGACTATCTTTGATTAACCAAAACACCTTTTCgagctctctctgtctctgaaAGGTTCTAGATACAGGGAGAGAATCTTTGAGCTTTGTTTCACgggaggggggggggaggcTTCATGTCTCCCTCCTGGTGCTGGTCTTCCCCCTAGCCTGTGAGGGCTAGGGTGGCTTTTGTCATCCCACTGGTCTCCAGTGGTGGATGTTTTGTTCTCCCAACCTTATGGTTGTGGAGCTGTGGTCCCTCCCGAAGTTAGATCCGGAGAGGTTAGTGTTTTctgttgttgttttgttttgattttgttgttgttggtgcaAGCAGAAGGATTCCCAGGATCTGGCCTGTGGGAATGGCGGATGTCGATGGGTCTCCGGTGGAGTTGTGCTTTATTGCTAGATCTATAAGTCTCGGTTGGGTGTTCGTCGACAGGAGCTTTTCTTTGGTGGTCGTCGGCCTTCTCTGGTTTCGGTAGTCACTCGACGGAGCCGTGCGGTTTTTTCTTGCGCGGCGCGTGGCCAGTACGTGCCGGGGAGTGTCCTCCCTGGGTTAGCGCGTAAGGGTCACCGTTTGCTTTTCCAGCTTAGTTTAGTGTCGATCTGGGCTTGTGGAGGTCGTTCAATGCTGGAAGGGTTCCCGGAGTAGGTGCGTTTTCTACATGCCCTGAGCTCCGGCGGCGGTTCTCCTGGTGctggtttttcttgtttttttctgtttgtatttgtacaTTCTTGTATCTTTGTTTATAGTCTACCttttggtagctgctttaagccaGGATTTTTCCTGGCTTAGTGGATGAAGTTTCTTTGGCTTACGGGTTGTGTTCTCAGTTTATTCGCTCTTGTATTTGTTATGTGGCTTTGGCCTTGGTGTATTCCCCTTTGGGGTTTCTTTTCAGTAATGAAATTTCAGGAGCTTGTTCAAAACACCTTTTTGAGGAATAAAATATTCATCAAACTCTAATGGCCGGTACATTAAGCCTCTTATAGTTTTCCTCTTTAAAGTTCACTATGGTTTCTTACCATAAAAGCTAGACTAGGATTAGGACCGTTTGTCTCTTCTACCAACTTTTTATCTAGAAGTTCTTTGATTTGAATATAAACTCATCTATATCTTATTTGGTATAGATCTTGGGTCTGACTCTAATTATGACATTaggatcttttaattttaaactacAAAATTGAGGGTTTCTTGACCAGAGTTTTAAAGGATCTTCACTAAAATTTTCTTCGAGAATTTGATGCCTCCAATGCGATGAATCTAAAACATTTATGGCTTGAATATGAGCTCACCACGCTTTATTGGCGCAAAGCATGTACCAATCATATCCCCTTTGACCCATATTTCGGTTCGAATTTCCTAAAATTTCGACTAATAATTCCAATCTATATTTGCAACGTATTTTGAGGATtagatcctctcaaattatctgcccaaatttgagagaattcggacagAAAATTGTGAAAGACTACTTATGGGATCCACCTGATCGGATAAGTGGTTGaacaacttaatttttatttggtgatGTGGGTCCCATAAGTATTGGTCTCTCATAATCACTTGCTTGAATTCTCCCacattcggacaaataatttgagaaattctAACCCCTTCTTTGGCACCACCCTTTGACCCGTATTTCTGAACCAATTCTTTCAATTGGGCATCATCCTTTGGTAAATGATCTTTTGCCTTTTATTTGCACCTAAAGCAATGAATCTGATTTGGATGACAAAAAACAAAGCTACCCATGAATCAATATGTATTAATGCTCCCCAAATTGCCAAGCAAGCCAGCAGATCTGTAAGGAACTTCACTTGGCGTGGTTCTCTACAACAGCTAATCGCTCCTTACAACAAAATGGGGTTCTGATCGACCAATTTCGTCAAATTCAACTTCAATAGGGTAATTCAATACGTTATATTCATGTCCCTctaataatcaaaattcaataatgattaatCACAaggagtaatgttagaagtcactcttttgtctctccaaaaatgaaaatatgatcATCTCcattaaatgaaatggatagtattcatttcaaatgaaaggtCATGAGATTTAACGTTAATgcatctaatggtgtatatgaagtcaatgttggcacgtcttttaaaaatggatggtatttatttcatttgaaatggaggaTCCTattctccaaaaatgatgtagtttttaaaatcatcattgagctTATGAtttatcactattgaattttgatcaagtggtaattttaaaagtcacataatttttaatggacacaataatgacttttagaattattccaatcacaagtccaatgataattttaaaagtcacatcattattaAAGGTATACAAGAAGAACATAGGTATAACGTCTATAATTACTTGTTTGAGTAtgcgatttttttgttttgttttgttttgaactttcttttaaattttaaattttaaatactgtggaaagaatagagcagaaattATGGGTTGAAAAGAAATTGGAGAATGAGCCAAACAtgattctcaaaaaaaaaaaaaaaaaaaaaaaaaaaaaaccaaaaaaagaagaagagtttaGTTGAAAACAGTTCCCAACATCACCGGCCTACCACATTCCCCATCTCCTCTCTCCCCTCTTCGTTTGCTTTGTGGATTTTGCAATTTCTAATAATGGAATTGACATTtgccaacaattttttttttttctttttttaaaaaaaaaaaaaaatatgattctaACTTTCAAGAAATCTATTACGGCAGACTAATAGTTTCAGAATAAGTTATAGGCCGCATTTTAACTTGTGAatttagagaaagagagacaaatTTATTTGTTCATAGTTTGCAAAAATCAAGTTCCTACTCAAGAGACACCCCCTCCCTTTGGATGGAGAAGG
This DNA window, taken from Alnus glutinosa chromosome 5, dhAlnGlut1.1, whole genome shotgun sequence, encodes the following:
- the LOC133868851 gene encoding uncharacterized protein LOC133868851 → MEEIRPTHARRPPISVYHKFKSGDWAIAGLSLDVRQKYRIYTLNHKVDGVVLTNAPRNAKYTSPQIQKEILHIFATKVRDVIRKEIGDAKFCILVDEARDESKREQMAIILRFVDKDGFIRERFFHIVHVKDTTALTLKKKICDVLSCNDLKIQNIRGQGYDGGSNMRGEWNGLQALFLRECPYAYYVHCFAHKLQLALVAASREAKSVHQFFENLNFIINIVVGSSKRNDELQSAQVAEIESMIASNEIETGRGANQIGTLQRPGDTRWSSHFNSVCSLIRMFHATCSVLETISKDGTN
- the LOC133868850 gene encoding uncharacterized protein LOC133868850; translation: MKLVSTTKSLLQNLRNEKWEHFLDTVKSFCEKNEIDVPDMNARYTRARGRSCRQNEESFMTMEHHFRIDVFIAAIDFQLQELDNRFSEHVVELLCLSAALSPQDAYKSFKIDDICSLVEKFYPQDFTEQEKIILRFQLDHYKLDVPKHSDFQNMSTLSELCRGLAISGKSKIYNLIDRLIRLVLTLPVSTATTERAFSAMKLVKTRLRSRMEDEFLADNLVVYIEKEIAKDFTTEMIMDEFYSMKNRRR